A window of Phyllobacterium sp. T1293 contains these coding sequences:
- a CDS encoding GIY-YIG nuclease family protein, producing the protein MAGYVYILTNHKRGTLYIGVTSDLEGRIYQHREGHTPGFAWKYGCTRLVWYEEHMRIGDAIQREKSLKRWYRQWKIELIESINPDWDDLYVTLW; encoded by the coding sequence GTGGCTGGGTATGTTTACATTCTGACAAATCATAAGCGGGGAACGCTTTATATCGGCGTGACGTCTGATCTTGAGGGACGCATTTATCAGCACCGCGAGGGACATACGCCCGGTTTTGCATGGAAATATGGTTGCACACGGCTTGTCTGGTATGAGGAGCATATGCGGATTGGCGATGCGATTCAGCGGGAGAAATCGTTGAAGCGCTGGTATCGCCAATGGAAGATCGAACTGATCGAAAGCATCAATCCCGATTGGGACGATCTGTATGTGACGCTCTGGTAA
- a CDS encoding carbohydrate ABC transporter permease, whose translation MARSTTTRSKVIFTVIGWTIGFLIFFPILWTFLTSFKTEGTAIATPPQFLFFDWTLENYHEVQSRSNYFKHFSNSVVISVGSTLIGLALAIPAAWAMAFSPTKRTKDILMWMLSTKMMPSVGVLVPLYLIFRDWGLLDTRIGLVGVLTLINLPIIVWMLYTYFKEIPGEILEAARMDGASLMKEIIYVLTPMAVPGIASTMLLNIILAWNEAFWTLNLTTSNAAPLTQFIASYSSPEGLFWAKLSAASTMAIAPILIMGWFSQKQLVRGLTFGAVK comes from the coding sequence ATGGCCCGCTCAACGACAACACGCAGCAAGGTCATCTTTACGGTTATCGGCTGGACGATCGGCTTTCTGATCTTCTTCCCGATCCTGTGGACGTTCCTGACCAGCTTCAAGACGGAAGGCACGGCTATCGCAACGCCGCCGCAGTTCCTGTTCTTTGACTGGACGCTGGAAAATTACCACGAGGTACAGAGCCGCTCCAACTACTTCAAACATTTCAGCAATTCCGTGGTGATCTCGGTCGGATCAACGCTGATTGGTCTGGCGCTTGCCATTCCGGCCGCATGGGCGATGGCGTTCTCGCCGACAAAGCGCACCAAGGACATTTTGATGTGGATGCTGTCCACCAAGATGATGCCTTCTGTCGGTGTGCTGGTGCCGCTCTATCTCATCTTCCGCGACTGGGGATTGCTCGATACGCGCATCGGCCTCGTTGGGGTGCTGACCCTGATCAATCTGCCGATCATCGTCTGGATGCTCTACACCTACTTCAAGGAAATTCCCGGCGAAATTCTCGAAGCGGCGCGCATGGATGGCGCATCGCTGATGAAGGAAATCATCTATGTGCTCACGCCCATGGCTGTGCCCGGTATCGCCTCGACCATGCTGCTCAATATCATTCTGGCATGGAACGAAGCCTTCTGGACGCTGAACCTGACGACTTCCAATGCAGCGCCGCTCACACAGTTCATCGCATCCTACTCAAGCCCCGAAGGTTTGTTCTGGGCCAAGCTATCTGCCGCATCCACCATGGCGATTGCCCCCATCCTCATCATGGGCTGGTTCTCGCAAAAGCAACTGGTGCGCGGCCTGACGTTTGGCGCTGTGAAATAG
- a CDS encoding sugar-binding transcriptional regulator gives MSKPEITTSRLDDAARAGWLYYVAGNTQDEIAAKLGISRQSAQRMVSLAMSEGLVKVTLDHPIAHCLDLAEKLKKHFDLKMVEVVPTDPGSSSTTLGVADAAAVEMTRWLKSEAPIILGIGTGRTLKAAIELLSPIDCPQHKVVSLTGNISPDGSAAFYNVIFNIADKIKARSFPMPLPVIASSPEERELLHAQAMIRPVLELSAQADVAFLGIGDLEDDAPLYVDGFISRAELLALRQAGAVCEIVGRAFDRDGVAIQGLTNDRVASAHIPSRETAMVIAIAKGAKKLPGIVAAIKGNLINGLITDERTAEALLLTI, from the coding sequence ATGAGTAAGCCGGAGATTACGACATCGCGGCTCGATGATGCGGCGCGGGCCGGTTGGCTCTATTATGTCGCGGGCAACACGCAGGACGAGATTGCGGCAAAGCTTGGCATATCCCGCCAGTCGGCGCAGCGCATGGTGTCGCTGGCCATGTCGGAAGGGCTGGTGAAGGTGACGCTGGATCATCCCATCGCCCATTGTCTTGACCTCGCGGAGAAGTTGAAAAAGCACTTTGATCTGAAAATGGTCGAGGTGGTGCCGACTGATCCGGGATCGTCCTCGACCACGCTGGGTGTGGCCGATGCGGCGGCGGTGGAAATGACGCGCTGGCTGAAATCCGAAGCGCCGATCATTCTGGGCATTGGCACGGGCCGCACGCTGAAAGCGGCGATTGAACTTCTGTCGCCCATTGACTGTCCGCAACACAAGGTTGTGTCGCTCACCGGCAATATTTCGCCCGATGGTTCGGCCGCCTTTTACAATGTCATTTTCAACATTGCCGACAAGATCAAGGCGCGCTCGTTCCCGATGCCGCTGCCGGTCATCGCCTCCTCGCCCGAAGAGCGCGAGCTGCTGCATGCGCAGGCGATGATCCGTCCGGTGCTGGAATTATCGGCGCAGGCCGATGTGGCTTTTCTCGGCATTGGCGACCTCGAAGACGACGCGCCGCTCTATGTTGACGGCTTCATTTCCCGCGCTGAATTGCTGGCTTTGCGGCAGGCGGGTGCCGTGTGCGAGATCGTCGGACGGGCGTTTGATCGCGACGGCGTGGCCATTCAGGGTCTTACGAATGACCGCGTGGCCAGCGCGCATATCCCCTCGCGCGAGACGGCAATGGTGATTGCCATCGCCAAGGGTGCGAAGAAGCTGCCGGGTATTGTAGCTGCGATAAAGGGCAACCTTATCAATGGCTTGATCACGGACGAGCGAACCGCCGAAGCGTTGCTGCTGACCATATAA
- a CDS encoding helix-turn-helix domain-containing protein: MEPLASNLKKRAAELGISNSEAGRRAGLSERRYGHYIANRREPDLATVVRIAKVLETTPNKLLSFGEDANDPEPIERQRIRAAIRVLLPDDLETVAIMVEALASKRYKSVE, from the coding sequence ATGGAACCACTCGCATCGAATCTCAAAAAGCGCGCAGCTGAACTCGGTATTTCCAACTCGGAAGCTGGCCGCCGGGCAGGTTTAAGTGAGCGAAGATATGGGCATTACATAGCCAATAGGCGCGAGCCTGATCTTGCAACGGTGGTTCGCATTGCCAAAGTCCTGGAAACGACACCGAACAAACTGTTGTCATTCGGGGAGGATGCGAATGACCCTGAACCAATTGAGCGGCAACGTATCCGGGCTGCCATCAGGGTACTGTTACCCGACGATCTTGAGACCGTTGCGATCATGGTCGAGGCTCTGGCAAGCAAGCGCTACAAGAGCGTGGAATAG
- a CDS encoding ABC transporter substrate-binding protein, producing MLTRTLLLGAASVLAMASFAASTSWAETLTIATVNNGDMVRMQKLTDDFTKKNPDIKLEWVTLEENVLRQRVTTDIATKGGQYDIMTIGTYEVPIWAKQGWLLPLDGLAKDYNKDDLLPAIRDAVSVDGKLYASPFYGESAMVMYRKDLAEKAGVTIPEKPTWDQIADAAKKMTDKSTETYGICLRGKAGWGENMALLTATANSFGARWFDEKWHPQFDQPEWKHALKFYVDLMKEAGPPGASSNGFNENLALFQTGKCGIWIDATVAASFVTNPKESKVADKVGYALFPTGGVENHGNWLWAWNLGVPAGTKKAEAAQKFVSWATDKAYTELVASKEGWANVPPGTRSSLYANPEYQKAAPFAKITLDAMTAANTSKPTIKPVPYTGGQFVAIPEFQGLGTAVGQQFSAALAGSMTVDQALQGAQALTTREMTKGGYIK from the coding sequence ATGTTAACGAGAACGCTTCTGCTCGGCGCTGCGTCGGTTCTGGCTATGGCAAGCTTTGCCGCAAGTACGTCATGGGCTGAGACGCTGACCATTGCCACGGTCAACAATGGCGACATGGTTCGCATGCAGAAATTGACCGATGATTTCACCAAGAAAAATCCTGACATCAAGCTGGAATGGGTAACGCTCGAAGAAAACGTGCTGCGCCAGCGTGTCACCACTGATATCGCCACCAAGGGCGGTCAGTACGACATCATGACCATCGGCACTTATGAAGTGCCTATCTGGGCCAAGCAGGGCTGGCTGCTGCCGCTCGATGGCCTTGCCAAGGATTACAACAAGGACGATCTGCTGCCTGCGATCCGCGATGCGGTTTCGGTTGATGGCAAGCTCTACGCCTCGCCATTCTACGGCGAAAGCGCCATGGTCATGTACCGCAAGGATCTGGCTGAAAAGGCCGGTGTGACCATTCCGGAAAAGCCGACCTGGGACCAGATTGCCGATGCGGCGAAGAAGATGACTGACAAGTCCACCGAGACTTATGGCATCTGCCTGCGCGGCAAGGCTGGCTGGGGCGAGAACATGGCGCTCCTGACTGCAACCGCCAACTCGTTTGGCGCGCGCTGGTTTGATGAAAAGTGGCATCCGCAGTTCGACCAGCCGGAATGGAAGCATGCGCTGAAATTCTATGTTGACCTGATGAAGGAAGCTGGACCTCCCGGCGCATCCTCCAACGGCTTCAATGAAAACCTTGCGCTGTTTCAGACAGGCAAATGCGGCATCTGGATCGATGCGACCGTGGCTGCGTCCTTCGTAACCAACCCGAAGGAATCGAAAGTTGCTGACAAGGTGGGCTATGCGCTCTTCCCGACCGGCGGCGTTGAAAACCATGGCAACTGGCTGTGGGCATGGAATCTTGGCGTTCCGGCTGGCACGAAGAAGGCGGAAGCCGCGCAGAAGTTCGTCTCCTGGGCAACCGACAAGGCCTATACGGAACTCGTCGCCAGCAAGGAAGGCTGGGCGAACGTTCCTCCGGGCACGCGCTCCTCGCTCTATGCCAATCCGGAATATCAGAAGGCCGCGCCTTTCGCCAAGATCACGCTCGATGCGATGACCGCCGCGAACACCAGCAAGCCAACCATCAAGCCGGTGCCCTATACGGGTGGCCAGTTTGTCGCCATCCCTGAATTCCAGGGTCTGGGCACCGCCGTGGGCCAGCAGTTCTCCGCTGCGCTTGCCGGTTCCATGACTGTGGATCAGGCTTTGCAGGGCGCTCAGGCTCTCACGACGCGTGAGATGACAAAGGGCGGCTATATCAAGTAG
- a CDS encoding ABC transporter ATP-binding protein, translating to MGSITLEKVSKSFGTTSVIPEIDLEINDGEFVVFVGPSGCGKSTLLRMIAGLEDLSGGRIIIDGKDMSSAAPAKRGLSMVFQSYALYPHMTVYGNIAFPLKMDGQEKSAIDKKVKDAAHILNLTNYLDRRPGQLSGGQRQRVAIGRAIVRQPKAFLFDEPLSNLDAALRGNMRLEISDLHHQLKTTMIYVTHDQVEAMTMADKIVVLNAGRIEQVGSPMELYRSPKNVFVAGFIGSPRMNLIEGAEAARHKATTLGVRPEHIRISTTEGAWKGKVGVTEHLGSDTFIHTHVDGIGQVTVRTDGDFDTKHGQPIFLTPDAARLHRFGADGQVI from the coding sequence ATGGGAAGCATTACACTCGAAAAAGTATCGAAGTCATTTGGAACCACCTCGGTCATTCCTGAAATCGATCTTGAAATCAATGATGGTGAGTTTGTTGTGTTCGTCGGTCCGTCCGGCTGCGGCAAGTCCACGCTCCTGCGCATGATTGCCGGTCTTGAGGACCTGAGCGGCGGGCGCATCATCATTGACGGCAAGGATATGTCGAGCGCGGCTCCGGCCAAGCGGGGCCTGTCCATGGTGTTCCAGTCCTATGCGCTCTATCCGCATATGACCGTTTACGGCAACATTGCCTTCCCGCTGAAAATGGACGGGCAGGAAAAGTCCGCCATCGACAAGAAGGTCAAGGACGCGGCGCATATCCTCAATCTGACCAATTATCTGGACCGCCGTCCGGGACAATTGTCGGGCGGTCAGCGTCAGCGCGTTGCCATCGGCCGGGCGATTGTCCGCCAGCCAAAAGCGTTTCTGTTTGACGAGCCGCTGTCCAATCTCGATGCGGCGCTGCGTGGCAATATGCGGCTGGAGATCAGCGATCTCCACCATCAGCTGAAAACAACCATGATTTACGTGACCCACGATCAGGTGGAGGCCATGACCATGGCTGACAAGATCGTGGTGCTGAATGCCGGACGCATTGAGCAGGTTGGCTCGCCGATGGAGCTTTATCGAAGCCCGAAGAACGTCTTCGTTGCGGGCTTTATTGGTTCACCGCGCATGAACCTTATTGAAGGCGCGGAAGCCGCCAGGCACAAGGCGACGACGCTGGGCGTTCGCCCGGAGCATATCCGCATTTCGACAACGGAAGGCGCGTGGAAGGGCAAGGTCGGTGTGACCGAGCATCTTGGTTCTGACACCTTCATTCATACCCACGTCGACGGTATCGGTCAGGTGACCGTGCGGACCGATGGCGATTTTGACACAAAACATGGCCAGCCGATTTTCCTTACGCCGGATGCGGCGCGGCTTCATCGATTTGGCGCGGACGGACAGGTGATTTGA
- a CDS encoding carbohydrate ABC transporter permease — MATLQTRATARIMMSPAVILLFLWMIVPLVMTLYFSFLRYNLLMPGTEEFIGFLNYQYFLTDPAFFTALGNTLVLVGGTLLITVIGGIMLALVLDQPFFGQGIVRLLVIAPFFVMPTVSALVWKNMLMHPVNGLFAWIARLFGFQPIDWFAQVPMFSIILIVAWQWLPFATLILLTALQSLDGEQKEAAEMDGAGAISRFIYLVLPHLSRAITVVILIQTIFLLSVFAEILVTTNGGPGIQTTNIPYLIYMQALLQFDVGGASAGGIVAVVLANIVAFFLIRLIGKNLER, encoded by the coding sequence ATGGCTACGCTTCAGACACGTGCAACAGCCCGTATCATGATGTCGCCCGCCGTCATCCTGCTCTTTCTCTGGATGATCGTGCCGCTTGTCATGACCCTCTATTTCTCGTTCCTGCGCTACAATCTGTTAATGCCGGGAACCGAGGAATTTATCGGCTTTCTCAACTATCAGTACTTTCTGACCGACCCGGCATTCTTCACCGCGCTTGGCAATACGCTGGTTCTGGTGGGCGGCACGCTGCTCATCACTGTTATTGGCGGCATTATGCTGGCGCTGGTGCTGGATCAGCCTTTCTTCGGACAGGGTATCGTCCGGCTTCTGGTCATCGCGCCGTTCTTCGTCATGCCGACGGTGTCGGCGCTGGTGTGGAAGAACATGCTGATGCATCCGGTCAACGGGCTCTTCGCATGGATTGCCCGGCTGTTCGGCTTCCAGCCGATCGACTGGTTTGCGCAGGTGCCGATGTTCTCGATCATTCTCATTGTCGCCTGGCAATGGCTGCCCTTCGCCACGCTCATTCTGTTGACCGCCCTGCAATCACTGGATGGCGAGCAGAAGGAAGCGGCTGAAATGGACGGCGCCGGGGCGATCTCGCGCTTCATTTATCTGGTGCTGCCGCATCTTTCACGGGCGATCACGGTTGTGATCCTGATCCAGACAATCTTCCTGCTCAGTGTCTTCGCCGAAATTCTTGTTACCACCAATGGCGGACCCGGCATCCAGACAACCAATATTCCGTATCTCATCTATATGCAGGCACTTTTGCAGTTCGATGTGGGTGGCGCTTCCGCTGGCGGTATCGTGGCGGTGGTTCTTGCCAACATCGTTGCCTTCTTCCTCATTCGCCTTATCGGCAAGAACCTGGAGAGGTAA
- a CDS encoding L-iditol 2-dehydrogenase — translation MSRLAGKTAFITGSARGIGRAFAEAYLKEGAAHVVIADIDLKRAQETASELGNGAYAVRLDVTDQASIDAAVKETVDTFGGIDILINNAALFDMSPTVEITRASYDKLFAVNFSGTLFTLQAVAKAMIARGKGGKIINMASQAGRRGEALVAIYCATKAAVISLTQSTGQDLIKHRINVNAIAPGVVDGEHWVGVDALFAKYENRPLGEKKRLVGEAVPYGRMGTAEDLTGMAVFLASSDSDYVVAQTYNVDGGNWMN, via the coding sequence ATGAGCAGACTGGCAGGCAAGACGGCGTTCATCACGGGATCGGCGCGGGGCATCGGCCGTGCCTTCGCGGAAGCCTATCTCAAGGAAGGCGCCGCCCATGTGGTGATTGCCGATATTGATCTGAAGCGGGCACAGGAAACCGCGTCGGAACTCGGTAACGGTGCCTATGCGGTTCGACTTGATGTAACGGATCAGGCGTCCATTGATGCCGCTGTCAAGGAAACCGTCGACACGTTCGGCGGGATCGACATCCTGATCAACAATGCGGCGCTGTTCGATATGTCGCCGACGGTCGAGATCACCCGTGCGAGCTATGACAAGCTTTTTGCGGTGAACTTCTCCGGCACGCTCTTCACGCTCCAGGCTGTGGCGAAAGCGATGATTGCGCGCGGCAAGGGTGGCAAGATCATCAATATGGCAAGTCAGGCTGGCCGTCGCGGCGAAGCGCTGGTTGCGATCTATTGCGCAACAAAGGCCGCCGTTATCAGCCTCACCCAGTCGACCGGGCAGGATCTCATCAAGCACAGGATCAATGTCAACGCGATTGCGCCGGGTGTTGTCGATGGCGAACATTGGGTAGGGGTCGATGCGCTCTTCGCCAAATATGAAAACCGGCCACTTGGCGAGAAAAAGCGTCTGGTTGGCGAGGCGGTTCCCTATGGCCGCATGGGTACGGCTGAGGACCTGACCGGCATGGCTGTTTTCCTTGCCAGCAGTGACAGCGATTACGTGGTTGCGCAGACATATAATGTCGATGGCGGCAACTGGATGAACTAG